The following proteins are encoded in a genomic region of Cryptomeria japonica chromosome 11, Sugi_1.0, whole genome shotgun sequence:
- the LOC131049568 gene encoding disease resistance protein RPV1: MMHLFTFNYLDSFTPSSLIQVPFLAFPFDSMATASSSIGRHENIFHDITGIASSSTALKKEPYDVFINHRGSDVKLTLASSIYHFLDHLGVKVFLDREELDLGDCFPKAIEDVARSALIHIAIFSKDYAKSPYCLEELSFMLEIRSTIIPVFYNVKPADLRWEVTRGLYADAFSKYETQGRYRPEKLNKWKEALHKVSFYTGYEYTTNSDEGILLKRIVNRIQQEIKNVKVPLDVAPYPVGLDDAVQDFERERSARDNRNAEIVGIVGMGGCGKTTLAKELYNRKYSGYDNCSFLFRVRENALHELQKQLLEDVLHLSIPFKDASEGKSILAGRLRSLRVLIVLDDVDDVNQLNALLPDMGRTLGSGSLIIITTRDLSVLRSCYTYKMRALDSCQAKELFCWHAFVKSSPPAAFEGLVQQFINACDGLPLSLEVTAGMLYGKTEKEWESVLKKISRLLPSKIKESLRLSYDALDKDEQNIFLDVACFFVGEKKNLAIAVWDAAEWSDLENLVTKCLVEIDKQNGIRMHNHLRDLGREIAIECSPHRLWSTKQMTKIMSYREEIRGIMAATTQFVACPAHNEFPICRDRYPPPFEECINLRFWFLLKLLVVAGDYFTADFPGQPKHLVWLRWFDFQQTKLPAWLSLTNLRVLELYGTSSLQQLWENNAQPPKELREMIITATEGNIFHSFPSIISGLERLTKIALISYHGQEFRFSRLPDEFCDLQSLEHLELRQCESLLSLPARFGDLRNLQHLDLCSCKQLRMLPVSFKQLTHLKYLDFSGCKKLVLEEDILENITELENLYLSGCLAIKKLPHQITDQACLRELRLQDTSLEELPSNIGRLSKLEVLTIGSQLLKSLPDSLGNLFSLKSLSIIDCMVLECLPKTLGHLELLEDLSIEATGVRSLPEGFRQLANLRTLKISDCPLEELDFGSVPSFPLKKLTAINLNETLVNRISISKYCCPRLETLRLSNNDYLGEIETLPATVKIELPEGYLCSLNHFKFGKLD; the protein is encoded by the exons ATGATGCATCTCTTCACTTTCAACTATCTCGACTCTTTCACCCCCTCTAGTCTCATCCAAGTTCCATTTCTTGCCTTTCCATTTGACTCCATGGCAACTGCTTCGTCTTCAATAGGAAGGCACGAGAATATATTCCATGATATTACAGGAATTGCTTCATCATCAACAGCACTGAAGAAGGAGCCctatgatgttttcattaatcatcgTGGATCTGATGTGAAATTGACACTGGCCAGCTCCATCTACCATTTCCTTGATCACCTTGGAGTGAAAGTCTTTCTGGACCGAGAAGAGCTTGATTTGGGTGACTGCTTTCCAAAAGCAATAGAAGATGTAGCGCGTAGTGCTCTAATTCATATCGCCATATTTTCCAAAGATTATGCGAAATCGCCCTACTGTTTAGAAGAGCTGTCGTTTATGCTGGAAATTAGGAGCACAATTATTCCTGTTTTCTATAATGTTAAGCCTGCTGATCTCAGATGGGAAGTGACTAGGGGATTGTATGCTGATGCCTTTTCCAAATATGAAACGCAAGGTAGATACAGGCCAGAAAAGCTTAACAAGTGGAAAGAGGCACTCCACAAAGTTTCCTTTTATACCGGCTATGAGTACACGACTAACAG TGATGAAGGGATTCTGTTAAAAAGAATTGTGAATCGCATACAGCAGGAGATAAAGAATGTGAAGGTGCCTTTGGATGTAGCTCCATATCCAGTTGGACTAGATGATGCCGTACAAGACTTTGAAAGAGAGAGATCTGCTCGAGATAATCGAAATGCAGAGATTGTAGGGATTGTCGGCATGGGTGGCTGTGGTAAAACCACACTTGCCAAAGAGTTATATAACAGAAAATACTCGGGCTATGATAACTGTAGCTTTCTATTCAGAGTAAGAGAGAACGCATTGCATGAATTGCAAAAACAACTCTTGGAGGACGTGCTACATCTTAGTATACCATTCAAGGATGCAAGCGAAGGCAAGTCTATTTTGGCTGGGCGTTTAAGATCCCTTCGCGTGCTCATTGTTTTGGATGACGTTGATGATGTGAATCAATTGAATGCTCTGTTGCCAGATATGGGCAGAACACTTGGATCCGGTAGTTTGATTATTATCACTACACGCGATTTGAGCGTCCTTAGATCGTGCTATACATACAAGATGAGAGCACTGGATTCGTGTCAAGCCAAGGAACTTTTTTGCTGGCATGCTTTCGTAAAATCCTCTCCACCGGCAGCCTTTGAAGGTCTCGTTCAACAGTTCATAAATGCTTGTGATGGATTACCCTTATCTCTTGAGGTCACTGCAGGAATGCTTTACGGAAAGACTGAGAAGGAGTGGGAATCTGTGTTAAAGAAGATCTCTAGATTATTGCCCAGTAAGATAAAAGAGAGCCTGAGACTCAGTTACGATGCACTCGACAAGGATGAGCAAAATATATTTTTGGATGTAGCTTGTTTCTTCGTTGGCGAAAAGAAAAATTTGGCCATTGCAGTGTGGGATGCAGCGGAGTGGAGTGATCTGGAAAACCTTGTGACCAAGTGTCTCGTTGAGATCGACAAACAGAACGGCATAAGAATGCATAATCATCTTCGCGATTTGGGGAGAGAAATCGCAATTGAATGCTCGCCGCATCGTCTATGGTCCACCAAACAGATGACTAAGATCATGAGTTACAGAGAG GAGATCAGGGGCATAATGGCTGCTACAACTCAATTTGTTGCATGTCCTGCTCACAACGAGTTCCCTATATGTCGTGATCGTTATCCTCCGCCTTTTGAAGAGTGTATTAATCTTCGATTCTGGTTTCTATTAAAACTCCTTGTTGTTGCCGGAGATTATTTTACCGCAGACTTTCCTGGACAACCAAAGCATCTAGTGTGGCTTCGTTGGTTTGATTTCCAACAAACAAAACTTCCCGCTTGGCTTTCATTGACAAATCTAAGGGTTTTAGAGCTTTATGGAACCTCCAGCTTACAGCAACTGTGGGAAAATAACGCGCAA CCTCCAAAAGAGTTGAGAGAGATGATTATTACTGCCACTGAAGGCAACATTTTCCACAGTTTTCCCAGTATAATATCAGGTCTGGAGCGTTTGACAAAGATAGCCTTGATTTCTTATCATGGACAAGAATTTCGCTTTTCAAGACTGCCGGATGAGTTTTGCGATCTCCAATCGCTTGAGCACCTGGAGCTACGACAATGTGAATCCTTGTTGTCACTCCCTGCCCGATTTGGGGATTTAAGAAACTTACAGCATCTGGATTTGTGTTCTTGCAAGCAGTTGAGGATGCTACCAGTTTCTTTTAAGCAACTGACACACCTCAAGTATCTAGACTTCTCTGGTTGCAAAAAGCTTGTCTTAGAGGAAGACATTCTTGAAAACATCACAGAGCTAGAGAATCTGTACCTTTCAGGATGCCTGGCCATTAAGAAATTACCTCATCAAATCACAGATCAGGCATGTTTGAGAGAGCTCCGACTTCAAGATACAAGCTTAGAGGAGTTACCAAGTAACATTGGGCGCCTAAGTAAATTAGAAGTGCTGACAATTGGTAGTCAGTTATTGAAAAGCTTGCCAgattctcttggaaatttattcaGCTTGAAAAGCCTTTCAATTATTGATTGTATGGTCTTAGAATGTTTACCCAAGACGCTTGGGCATCTAGAACTTTTAGAAGATCTGTCTATAGAGGCCACAGGAGTGAGGTCCTTACCGGAAGGATTTAGGCAACTGGCTAATCTTCGAACCTTGAAGATTTCTGATTGTCCACTCGAAGAACTAGATTTTGGGTCGGTACCTTCCTTTCCGTTGAAAAAGCTCACCGCGATAAATTTAAACGAGACACTTGTCAACAGAATATCAATTTCTAAATACTGTTGTCCTAGACTTGAAACACTCCGTCTTAGCAATAATGACTATTTGGGGGAGATTGAAACACTGCCAGCAACCGTCAAGATAGAATTGCCAGAAGGGTATTTGTGCTCTCTCAATCATTTCAAATTCGGCAAGTTAGACTGA
- the LOC131049564 gene encoding disease resistance protein RPV1-like isoform X2, translated as MGVSSTASGQPKYGLRNAFDALRIPSSPGTNHMPYDVFISHCRQDVQQTLANSIYNYLDGLGLQVFLDNNRLNFWDSMPRELEEAMASASIHIAIFSQYYAQSPQCLAELTFMIKTRTTIIPIFYHVEPSYLRWLVIGKGTYADGFSGHGKADRYTPEDLHEWKRALQEVSYFTGGIIIKNVDDEQRVVKNLVNRVVKETNKVPTEVAKHLVGLYEAMRYFDTIALKTAGTIQIVGIRGMGGSGKTTLAKEIYKKRSSMIDRSSFIYNIGDATEKGLLVDKQKKLLDDLDVKGVSFDDVDVGRGILNSHLRSISVLIILDDVDNTDQLDALLPAKESLGEGSLIVVTTRRLDVLKARGISNICQMRALNATHSRQLFCWHAFLQPFPRLEFEALVEKFLKVCNGLPLSLKVLGGKLYGESCKDNWQRTLKELSILSDRGIRGQLKVSYDALDEKEKEMFSDIACFFIGEETSLAIEVWEGSDWDGQIGLERLLSKCLVEVDDNNVIQMHDHLRDLGRQIARRQSPYRLWSPQQFPSIPPQESLQIRGMTNTISDPCHLWKEKIIQHTSFEKQTQTSFSLALCSLGLKLLVCSRQFLNQEVGELSRELLWLRWNDFNHTNLPSWLSLKNLRVLELNGALNLQELWTDAEHLRELIITGTWSACFEMFPSSISNLKYLKKIALLGCVCKEFSIRELPEEFCGLQSLEHLELRHCNKLSTLPTHFGELRKLRHLDLYSCQMLRKFPISFKQLVDLEYLDLSGCKKLPSMPDILENMRKLKKLYFTGCPKFQELPLQIAEQKYLRVLHLKKTMLKDLPTNIGQLSKLETLVIGSPHLTGFPESLGYLSSLVHLKITGCINLKYFPESVEHLKLLGYLCIKSSGVRSLPQGFRQLTNLQILKIFDCPIAELDVGSASCTSLRKLQMIHLKATDVTRLSISQNCCPNLQTLQIELNRRLIEIDVLSTSVKMVKVYECPMLRNINGISGLVKLESMEITGCPKLGQDNIRAAARSTISTH; from the exons ATGGGTGTCTCTTCTACCGCTTCTGGGCAACCCAAATATGGCCTACGAAATGCTTTTGATGCCCTCAGAATCCCCTCCTCTCCTGGAACGAATCACATGCCTTACGATGTTTTCATAAGTCATTGTAGACAAGATGTCCAACAGACACTGGCCAATAGTATCTACAATTACCTAGATGGCTTGGGACTGCAAGTTTTTCTGGACAACAATAGGCTGAACTTTTGGGATTCGATGCCTAGAGAGCTAGAAGAAGCCATGGCTAGTGCTTCAATCCATATAGCCATTTTCTCCCAGTATTACGCACAATCCCCCCAGTGCTTGGCGGAACTGACATTTATGATCAAAACCCGCACCACAATTATCCCCATCTTCTATCATGTTGAGCCTTCTTATTTAAGGTGGCTTGTTAtagggaaaggaacatatgcagATGGCTTCTCCGGCCATGGAAAGGCAGATAGATACACTCCAGAAGACCTTCACGAGTGGAAACGGGCACTCCAAGAAGTTTCATATTTTACTGGCGGCATCATTATTAAGAATGTTGA TGACGAGCAGAGGGTGGTGAAGAATTTGGTGAATCGCGTAGTGAAAGAGACAAACAAGGTGCCGACAGAGGTTGCCAAGCATTTGGTGGGTCTATATGAAGCCATGAGATACTTTGACACGATTGCACTTAAAACTGCTGGCACAATACAAATTGTGGGAATTCGAGGCATGGGAGGCTCTGGCAAAACTACTCTCGCAAAGGAAATATATAAGAAGAGATCATCGATGATTGATAGGTCAAGTTTTATTTACAATATTGGAGATGCCACAGAGAAAGGACTGCTGGTTGACAAGCAGAAAAAGCTTCTGGATGACCTTGATGTCAAAGGTGTATCCTTTGACGACGTAGACGTAGGCAGAGGGATTCTTAACAGCCATTTGAGATCTATTTCCGTGCTTATCATTCTAGACGACGTGGATAATACAGACCAATTGGATGCTCTTTTGCCAGCAAAGGAGAGTCTTGGCGAGGGAAGTTTGATTGTTGTTACCACACGCAGGTTAGATGTTCTTAAAGCACGAGGCATCTCTAACATTTGTCAAATGAGAGCTCTCAACGCTACTCATTCCAGACAACTCTTCTGTTGGCATGCATTCTTACAACCCTTTCCACGTTTGGAATTTGAGGCCCTCGTTGAGAAGTTCTTAAAAGTTTGCAATGGTCTTCCTTTGTCACTCAAGGTCCTAGGAGGAAAACTCTATGGTGAGTCTTGCAAGGATAATTGGCAACGGACATTAAAAGAGTTATCCATATTATCAGACAGGGGCATCAGAGGACAACTGAAAGTCAGTTATGATGCGTTagatgaaaaagagaaggaaatgtTCTCGGATATAGCTTGTTTCTTCATTGGAGAGGAAACAAGTTTGGCCATTGAAGTATGGGAAGGATCAGACTGGGATGGTCAGATCGGTTTGGAAAGGCTTCTCAGTAAGTGCCTTGTTGAGGTAGACGATAATAATGTCATACAAATGCATGATCATTTGAGGGATCTAGGAAGGCAAATTGCACGTCGACAATCACCCTATCGCCTTTGGTCTCCACAACAGTTTCCCTCGATTCCCCCTCAG GAATCATTACAAATTAGAGGGATGACAAACACAATTTCTGATCCTTGTCACCTCTGGAAAGAGAAGATCATACAACACACAAGCTTTGagaagcaaacacaaacaagcttTAGCCTCGCGCTCTGTTCTCTTGGATTAAAACTTTTGGTTTGTAGCAGACAATTTCTAAATCAAGAAGTTGGCGAACTATCAAGAGAACTGCTCTGGCTTCGCTGGAATGATTTCAATCATACAAATCTTCCGTCATGGCTTTCATTAAAAAATTTGAGAGTCTTAGAGCTTAATGGCGCTTTAAACTTACAAGAACTGTGGACGGATGCTGAGCAT TTGAGAGAGCTGATTATTACTGGTACCTGGAGCGCTTGTTTTGAAATGTTCCCGAGTTCAATATCAAAtctgaaatatttgaaaaaaatagcACTGTTAGGTTGTGTTTGTAAAGAGTTCAGCATTAGAGAGCTGCCAGAAGAGTTTTGTGGTCTCCAATCGCTTGAGCACCTGGAGCTACGACATTGCAACAAGTTGTCAACATTACCCACCCATTTTGGGGAACTAAGAAAACTGCGGCATCTAGATTTGTACTCTTGCCAAATGCTAAGGAAGTTTCCAATTTCTTTTAAGCAGCTGGTAGACCTGGAATACCTTGATTTATCAGGTTGTAAGAAGCTTCCATCTATGCCAGACATTCTTGAAAACATGAGAAAGCTGAAGAAGTTGTACTTCACAGGGTGTCCTAAATTTCAAGAGTTGCCCTTGCAAATTGCAGAACAAAAATACCTAAGAGTGCTCCACCTGAAAAAGACAATGCTAAAGGATTTACCAACTAACATCGGTCAACTAAGCAAATTGGAAACGCTGGTGATTGGAAGTCCGCACTTGACAGGTTTCCCAGAGTCTCTTGGCTACTTGTCCAGCTTGGTTCATCTCAAAATTACGGGATGCATTAACCTGAAATATTTTCCCGAGTCTGTAGAGCATCTCAAGCTTTTAGGATATTTATGTATAAAGTCCTCCGGAGTGAGGTCTTTGCCACAAGGATTTAGGCAACTTACTAATCTTCAAATTTTGAAGATTTTTGATTGTCCAATCGCCGAGTTGGATGTTGGGTCAGCGTCTTGTACATCATTGCGGAAACTCCAGATGATACATCTAAAAGCAACCGATGTGACAAGATTATCAATTTCTCAAAATTGTTGTCCCAACCTCCAAACTCTTCAGATTGAGCTAAATCGCCGTTTAATCGAGATAGATGTCCTCTCAACATCAGTCAAGATGGTGAAAGTGTATGAATGCCCAATGCTACGCAACATAAACGGTATTTCAGGTCTAGTAAAACTTGAAAGTATGGAGATAACTGGATGTCCGAAATTGGGTCAAGATAACATCAGAGCAGCTGCTAGGTCGACTATTTCAACTCACTGA
- the LOC131049564 gene encoding disease resistance protein RPV1-like isoform X1: MGVSSTASGQPKYGLRNAFDALRIPSSPGTNHMPYDVFISHCRQDVQQTLANSIYNYLDGLGLQVFLDNNRLNFWDSMPRELEEAMASASIHIAIFSQYYAQSPQCLAELTFMIKTRTTIIPIFYHVEPSYLRWLVIGKGTYADGFSGHGKADRYTPEDLHEWKRALQEVSYFTGGIIIKNVDDEQRVVKNLVNRVVKETNKVPTEVAKHLVGLYEAMRYFDTIALKTAGTIQIVGIRGMGGSGKTTLAKEIYKKRSSMIDRSSFIYNIGDATEKGLLVDKQKKLLDDLDVKGVSFDDVDVGRGILNSHLRSISVLIILDDVDNTDQLDALLPAKESLGEGSLIVVTTRRLDVLKARGISNICQMRALNATHSRQLFCWHAFLQPFPRLEFEALVEKFLKVCNGLPLSLKVLGGKLYGESCKDNWQRTLKELSILSDRGIRGQLKVSYDALDEKEKEMFSDIACFFIGEETSLAIEVWEGSDWDGQIGLERLLSKCLVEVDDNNVIQMHDHLRDLGRQIARRQSPYRLWSPQQFPSIPPQESLQIRGMTNTISDPCHLWKEKIIQHTSFEKQTQTSFSLALCSLGLKLLVCSRQFLNQEVGELSRELLWLRWNDFNHTNLPSWLSLKNLRVLELNGALNLQELWTDAEHAPLQLRELIITGTWSACFEMFPSSISNLKYLKKIALLGCVCKEFSIRELPEEFCGLQSLEHLELRHCNKLSTLPTHFGELRKLRHLDLYSCQMLRKFPISFKQLVDLEYLDLSGCKKLPSMPDILENMRKLKKLYFTGCPKFQELPLQIAEQKYLRVLHLKKTMLKDLPTNIGQLSKLETLVIGSPHLTGFPESLGYLSSLVHLKITGCINLKYFPESVEHLKLLGYLCIKSSGVRSLPQGFRQLTNLQILKIFDCPIAELDVGSASCTSLRKLQMIHLKATDVTRLSISQNCCPNLQTLQIELNRRLIEIDVLSTSVKMVKVYECPMLRNINGISGLVKLESMEITGCPKLGQDNIRAAARSTISTH, translated from the exons ATGGGTGTCTCTTCTACCGCTTCTGGGCAACCCAAATATGGCCTACGAAATGCTTTTGATGCCCTCAGAATCCCCTCCTCTCCTGGAACGAATCACATGCCTTACGATGTTTTCATAAGTCATTGTAGACAAGATGTCCAACAGACACTGGCCAATAGTATCTACAATTACCTAGATGGCTTGGGACTGCAAGTTTTTCTGGACAACAATAGGCTGAACTTTTGGGATTCGATGCCTAGAGAGCTAGAAGAAGCCATGGCTAGTGCTTCAATCCATATAGCCATTTTCTCCCAGTATTACGCACAATCCCCCCAGTGCTTGGCGGAACTGACATTTATGATCAAAACCCGCACCACAATTATCCCCATCTTCTATCATGTTGAGCCTTCTTATTTAAGGTGGCTTGTTAtagggaaaggaacatatgcagATGGCTTCTCCGGCCATGGAAAGGCAGATAGATACACTCCAGAAGACCTTCACGAGTGGAAACGGGCACTCCAAGAAGTTTCATATTTTACTGGCGGCATCATTATTAAGAATGTTGA TGACGAGCAGAGGGTGGTGAAGAATTTGGTGAATCGCGTAGTGAAAGAGACAAACAAGGTGCCGACAGAGGTTGCCAAGCATTTGGTGGGTCTATATGAAGCCATGAGATACTTTGACACGATTGCACTTAAAACTGCTGGCACAATACAAATTGTGGGAATTCGAGGCATGGGAGGCTCTGGCAAAACTACTCTCGCAAAGGAAATATATAAGAAGAGATCATCGATGATTGATAGGTCAAGTTTTATTTACAATATTGGAGATGCCACAGAGAAAGGACTGCTGGTTGACAAGCAGAAAAAGCTTCTGGATGACCTTGATGTCAAAGGTGTATCCTTTGACGACGTAGACGTAGGCAGAGGGATTCTTAACAGCCATTTGAGATCTATTTCCGTGCTTATCATTCTAGACGACGTGGATAATACAGACCAATTGGATGCTCTTTTGCCAGCAAAGGAGAGTCTTGGCGAGGGAAGTTTGATTGTTGTTACCACACGCAGGTTAGATGTTCTTAAAGCACGAGGCATCTCTAACATTTGTCAAATGAGAGCTCTCAACGCTACTCATTCCAGACAACTCTTCTGTTGGCATGCATTCTTACAACCCTTTCCACGTTTGGAATTTGAGGCCCTCGTTGAGAAGTTCTTAAAAGTTTGCAATGGTCTTCCTTTGTCACTCAAGGTCCTAGGAGGAAAACTCTATGGTGAGTCTTGCAAGGATAATTGGCAACGGACATTAAAAGAGTTATCCATATTATCAGACAGGGGCATCAGAGGACAACTGAAAGTCAGTTATGATGCGTTagatgaaaaagagaaggaaatgtTCTCGGATATAGCTTGTTTCTTCATTGGAGAGGAAACAAGTTTGGCCATTGAAGTATGGGAAGGATCAGACTGGGATGGTCAGATCGGTTTGGAAAGGCTTCTCAGTAAGTGCCTTGTTGAGGTAGACGATAATAATGTCATACAAATGCATGATCATTTGAGGGATCTAGGAAGGCAAATTGCACGTCGACAATCACCCTATCGCCTTTGGTCTCCACAACAGTTTCCCTCGATTCCCCCTCAG GAATCATTACAAATTAGAGGGATGACAAACACAATTTCTGATCCTTGTCACCTCTGGAAAGAGAAGATCATACAACACACAAGCTTTGagaagcaaacacaaacaagcttTAGCCTCGCGCTCTGTTCTCTTGGATTAAAACTTTTGGTTTGTAGCAGACAATTTCTAAATCAAGAAGTTGGCGAACTATCAAGAGAACTGCTCTGGCTTCGCTGGAATGATTTCAATCATACAAATCTTCCGTCATGGCTTTCATTAAAAAATTTGAGAGTCTTAGAGCTTAATGGCGCTTTAAACTTACAAGAACTGTGGACGGATGCTGAGCAT GCACCTTTGCAGTTGAGAGAGCTGATTATTACTGGTACCTGGAGCGCTTGTTTTGAAATGTTCCCGAGTTCAATATCAAAtctgaaatatttgaaaaaaatagcACTGTTAGGTTGTGTTTGTAAAGAGTTCAGCATTAGAGAGCTGCCAGAAGAGTTTTGTGGTCTCCAATCGCTTGAGCACCTGGAGCTACGACATTGCAACAAGTTGTCAACATTACCCACCCATTTTGGGGAACTAAGAAAACTGCGGCATCTAGATTTGTACTCTTGCCAAATGCTAAGGAAGTTTCCAATTTCTTTTAAGCAGCTGGTAGACCTGGAATACCTTGATTTATCAGGTTGTAAGAAGCTTCCATCTATGCCAGACATTCTTGAAAACATGAGAAAGCTGAAGAAGTTGTACTTCACAGGGTGTCCTAAATTTCAAGAGTTGCCCTTGCAAATTGCAGAACAAAAATACCTAAGAGTGCTCCACCTGAAAAAGACAATGCTAAAGGATTTACCAACTAACATCGGTCAACTAAGCAAATTGGAAACGCTGGTGATTGGAAGTCCGCACTTGACAGGTTTCCCAGAGTCTCTTGGCTACTTGTCCAGCTTGGTTCATCTCAAAATTACGGGATGCATTAACCTGAAATATTTTCCCGAGTCTGTAGAGCATCTCAAGCTTTTAGGATATTTATGTATAAAGTCCTCCGGAGTGAGGTCTTTGCCACAAGGATTTAGGCAACTTACTAATCTTCAAATTTTGAAGATTTTTGATTGTCCAATCGCCGAGTTGGATGTTGGGTCAGCGTCTTGTACATCATTGCGGAAACTCCAGATGATACATCTAAAAGCAACCGATGTGACAAGATTATCAATTTCTCAAAATTGTTGTCCCAACCTCCAAACTCTTCAGATTGAGCTAAATCGCCGTTTAATCGAGATAGATGTCCTCTCAACATCAGTCAAGATGGTGAAAGTGTATGAATGCCCAATGCTACGCAACATAAACGGTATTTCAGGTCTAGTAAAACTTGAAAGTATGGAGATAACTGGATGTCCGAAATTGGGTCAAGATAACATCAGAGCAGCTGCTAGGTCGACTATTTCAACTCACTGA